In Stieleria varia, one genomic interval encodes:
- a CDS encoding ExeA family protein has product MKNFDNDFTLPPFPAFPCVSRFVPIGSVNESLERISRSVRAHESLISVIGPPGTGKSLLCGVIAQRFSATHDIVVLGETPILDEKTLRRQMLNRLGVALENHRDDDFQSMMEQRINGPMGKPCGLLLVIDEAQTLTEDLLESIRMLTNIMREGQPRVTAIVVGGVKLDEMLAAPSMNGFAQRIATRCYLHPMNAGETRTYIRDAIEQCGAEPDGTITDGAIAAIHHAASGVPRLVNQMMTEAIDCAADGNQQLIDDSVVDRAWAQLQQLPSPMMEEPRLVGESSTIEFGTLDDTPMGDSFGQQQVVESSSEECCDEVCETATPCEEEVVCSSDTNVPAEYNEVSELETPIDFETPFFDCAVAPLPIELFADIELNEPLTQPTTQPLRETRQPVDTGRLFGDFDDEEQINVGSVAAVSSSRSETQSPQPTAAETYSIESMLHSEIVSLSSFAADTIQVQAEAEMEPESFKATENSDEAPTKSGPRPTVVWYDEPAEEESPHYRDDRDIVIISEEIDLEASEREPTRIDMGASRVKVDYQEILSKMRGAKAQ; this is encoded by the coding sequence ATGAAGAACTTTGACAACGACTTCACCCTGCCACCTTTTCCCGCATTCCCCTGCGTGAGCCGTTTTGTCCCGATCGGCAGCGTCAATGAATCACTGGAACGGATCAGTCGCAGCGTTCGTGCCCACGAGTCCTTGATCTCAGTGATCGGTCCTCCCGGAACCGGAAAATCGTTGCTGTGCGGCGTCATTGCTCAACGGTTCTCAGCAACGCACGACATCGTCGTCTTGGGCGAAACACCCATCCTGGACGAAAAAACGCTGCGTCGCCAAATGCTCAATCGTCTCGGCGTTGCCTTGGAAAACCATCGCGATGACGATTTTCAGTCGATGATGGAACAGCGGATCAACGGCCCGATGGGAAAACCTTGCGGGCTGCTGTTGGTGATCGACGAAGCTCAGACGCTGACGGAAGATTTGCTGGAGTCGATCCGCATGTTGACCAACATTATGCGTGAAGGTCAACCGCGTGTGACAGCCATCGTTGTGGGCGGCGTCAAACTCGACGAAATGCTTGCGGCCCCATCGATGAACGGCTTCGCTCAGCGAATCGCGACTCGATGCTATTTGCATCCGATGAACGCAGGCGAGACCCGCACGTACATTCGCGACGCGATCGAACAATGCGGCGCCGAGCCAGACGGGACGATCACCGACGGAGCGATCGCGGCGATTCATCATGCCGCAAGCGGAGTTCCACGGCTCGTCAATCAAATGATGACCGAAGCCATTGATTGTGCGGCTGATGGGAATCAACAACTCATCGACGATTCCGTCGTCGATCGTGCTTGGGCACAACTGCAGCAGTTGCCCAGCCCGATGATGGAGGAACCTAGATTGGTTGGCGAAAGCTCGACCATCGAGTTCGGAACCTTGGACGACACACCCATGGGCGATTCGTTCGGTCAGCAGCAGGTTGTTGAATCATCCAGCGAAGAATGCTGCGATGAGGTCTGCGAAACGGCAACACCATGCGAAGAAGAAGTCGTCTGTTCGTCCGACACCAATGTACCCGCTGAGTACAACGAAGTCAGTGAGTTGGAGACGCCGATCGATTTTGAAACACCGTTCTTTGATTGTGCCGTCGCGCCGTTGCCGATCGAGCTGTTCGCGGACATCGAGCTGAACGAACCGCTGACGCAACCAACGACGCAACCTCTACGAGAAACTCGCCAACCGGTCGATACCGGACGCTTGTTCGGTGATTTTGACGACGAAGAACAAATCAATGTGGGCAGCGTCGCTGCGGTTTCCAGCTCTCGATCGGAAACCCAATCGCCACAACCGACTGCTGCGGAAACCTACAGCATCGAATCGATGTTGCACTCCGAGATCGTCAGCCTGAGCAGCTTTGCGGCGGACACGATCCAGGTCCAAGCCGAAGCCGAGATGGAGCCTGAGTCATTCAAGGCGACTGAGAACAGTGACGAGGCTCCGACGAAGTCTGGACCGAGACCCACGGTGGTTTGGTACGACGAACCGGCCGAGGAAGAGTCCCCGCACTACCGCGACGATCGAGACATCGTGATCATCAGCGAAGAAATTGATCTGGAAGCCTCCGAACGCGAACCGACGCGAATCGACATGGGCGCATCCCGAGTGAAGGTCGACTACCAAGAGATCCTCTCCAAAATGCGCGGCGCAAAAGCCCAGTGA
- a CDS encoding phosphoribosylanthranilate isomerase gives MFKIKICGVKLKSDIDAVGESPADAIGLNFFRPSVRYVDPLEPSTLELTRRAASLGLMRVGVFVNEPLESIVEIARAVDLDVVQLHGDETLTFAQSLQDAGIRVIRAIKVPVIVEDRTQNPVVVAVGEWGHAGFHLLLDADAGPQHGGSGKSIDWQAVHAWSAQNPEISWTLAGGLRSDNVAQAIAASGACSVDTASGVESSRGVKSAEMIRQFAAAAEAALAQNRPNAGKNLF, from the coding sequence GTGTTCAAAATCAAAATCTGTGGAGTGAAGCTCAAGTCGGACATCGACGCGGTTGGAGAATCGCCTGCCGATGCGATCGGGTTGAACTTCTTTCGCCCCAGCGTCCGCTATGTGGATCCTCTCGAACCGTCCACGTTGGAACTGACTCGCCGCGCGGCCAGCTTGGGGCTGATGCGAGTGGGCGTCTTTGTGAACGAGCCGCTGGAGTCCATCGTGGAGATCGCCCGCGCGGTCGACTTGGACGTGGTCCAACTGCACGGCGATGAGACATTGACGTTCGCCCAGTCACTGCAGGACGCTGGTATTCGCGTGATCCGTGCAATCAAAGTCCCAGTGATAGTGGAGGATCGGACTCAAAACCCGGTCGTGGTTGCGGTGGGAGAATGGGGACACGCGGGTTTCCATTTGCTGTTGGACGCCGATGCGGGGCCACAGCACGGGGGCAGCGGCAAATCGATTGACTGGCAGGCGGTTCATGCTTGGTCAGCCCAAAACCCCGAGATCTCCTGGACGTTGGCTGGTGGTCTGCGAAGCGACAATGTAGCGCAGGCGATCGCGGCCAGTGGTGCCTGCAGCGTGGACACGGCCAGCGGTGTGGAGTCCTCCAGGGGAGTCAAGTCAGCGGAAATGATCCGCCAGTTTGCGGCTGCCGCGGAGGCCGCATTGGCTCAAAACAGGCCAAACGCTGGAAAAAATCTCTTTTGA
- the ahcY gene encoding adenosylhomocysteinase — translation MSQVETDRLPYKVKDISLAEFGRKEINLAETEMPGLMALRKKYGESKPLTGARIAGCLHMTIQTAVLIETLVELGAEVTWSSCNIFSTQDHAAAAIAAAGIPVYAWKGMTEQEFDWCIEQTLHFPSGKPLNMILDDGGDLTAMIHDRFPELLTDIHGISEETTAGIHRLEVLNRSGKLQVPAINVNDSATKSKFDNLYGCRESLADGVKRATDIMLAGKVAVVCGYGDVGKGCAHSLQRYGCRVIVTEIDPINALQASMEGFEVTTMEHACKEGRLFVTTTGNKDIILGKHMVEMPEDAILCNIGHFDTEIDIAWLEKEVAAGRATKDEIKPADIGAVDRYTFKATGRSVITLAKGRLVNLGCATGHPSFVMSTSFTNQVLAQLELWNNRDNDTYKVQVYLLPKRLDEEVARLHLDALGVKLTTLTQEQADYIGVPVEGPYKSDHYRY, via the coding sequence GTGTCGCAAGTCGAGACCGATCGATTGCCCTACAAAGTCAAAGACATTTCGTTGGCCGAGTTTGGCCGCAAAGAAATCAATTTGGCCGAAACCGAAATGCCAGGCCTGATGGCTTTGCGCAAGAAATACGGTGAGTCCAAACCGCTCACCGGCGCTCGCATCGCGGGTTGTCTGCACATGACGATCCAGACCGCCGTCTTGATCGAGACGCTGGTCGAGTTGGGCGCGGAAGTCACCTGGAGTAGCTGCAACATTTTCAGCACCCAAGACCACGCTGCAGCCGCGATCGCCGCCGCAGGAATCCCTGTCTATGCTTGGAAAGGCATGACGGAGCAAGAGTTCGATTGGTGCATCGAGCAAACGTTGCACTTCCCCTCGGGCAAGCCGCTGAACATGATCCTGGACGACGGCGGTGACTTGACCGCCATGATTCATGACCGGTTCCCTGAACTGCTGACCGACATCCACGGCATCAGCGAAGAAACCACGGCCGGTATCCACCGCCTGGAAGTTCTCAATCGTAGCGGCAAGCTACAAGTGCCCGCGATCAACGTCAACGATAGCGCGACCAAGAGCAAGTTCGATAACTTGTACGGCTGCCGCGAATCACTCGCAGACGGCGTCAAACGTGCGACCGACATCATGTTGGCCGGCAAAGTCGCCGTGGTGTGTGGTTATGGCGACGTGGGCAAAGGCTGTGCACACAGCCTGCAACGTTACGGTTGCCGCGTCATCGTTACCGAAATCGACCCCATCAACGCCCTGCAAGCGTCGATGGAAGGATTCGAAGTCACGACGATGGAACACGCTTGCAAGGAAGGTCGTTTGTTCGTCACCACGACGGGCAACAAGGACATCATCTTGGGCAAGCACATGGTCGAGATGCCCGAAGACGCCATCCTGTGCAACATCGGTCACTTCGATACCGAGATCGATATCGCTTGGTTGGAAAAGGAAGTGGCGGCTGGACGTGCGACCAAGGACGAGATCAAGCCGGCCGACATCGGTGCGGTCGATCGTTACACCTTCAAGGCAACCGGACGCAGCGTGATCACGTTGGCAAAAGGCCGCTTGGTCAACCTCGGATGTGCGACCGGTCACCCCAGCTTTGTGATGAGCACGTCGTTCACCAACCAAGTGCTTGCCCAATTGGAACTGTGGAACAACCGCGACAACGACACCTACAAGGTGCAAGTCTACTTGTTGCCCAAACGATTGGACGAGGAAGTCGCCCGATTGCACTTGGACGCCCTCGGCGTCAAGCTCACGACGCTGACCCAAGAGCAAGCCGATTACATCGGCGTCCCAGTGGAAGGACCCTACAAGTCCGATCACTACCGATATTAA
- a CDS encoding DUF1501 domain-containing protein, producing MSLNTPESAERLLARRTFLRQTGIGAIALSTMLRQSANLHAANVSANAPADAISSFRGVLPAPHHPPRIKRVIHLCMAGGPSHLETFDEKPTLAKLDGQPMPESITKGQPIAQLQGKALKVMGGQHEFKSYGKSGLRMSSVFEHISGLADEMCVINSLHTEQINHDPAHTFFNTGTAISGRPSMGSWVLYGLGCETQDLPGFIVLTSEGGGQSQPISSRQWHSGFLPSRYQGVQMYSTGNPVHYVGNPEGVSREQQRDVVDAVARINSLRNTELRDPEIATRLAGYEMAFRMQASVPELTDMSDEPKHIVDMYGCTPGDGSFGSNCLLARRLAERGVRFIQLYHRGWDHHGGVKAGVANTAKLVDQGTAALVNDLKQRGMLQDTLIVWGGEFGRTPMAQGSGRDHHIKGFSMWMAGGGVKGGTNYGATDEFGYNAVENRVHVRDFHATMLHMLGIDHERFTYKFQGLDFRLTGVEPARVINDLFG from the coding sequence ATGTCCCTCAACACCCCCGAATCCGCTGAACGACTGCTGGCCAGACGTACCTTTTTGCGACAAACCGGTATCGGAGCGATCGCACTGAGTACGATGCTGCGACAGTCGGCGAACTTGCACGCAGCGAACGTATCCGCGAACGCACCGGCGGACGCCATCAGCAGTTTCCGCGGCGTCTTACCGGCCCCTCATCATCCGCCACGAATCAAACGTGTGATCCACTTGTGCATGGCGGGCGGCCCGAGCCATCTGGAGACGTTCGACGAAAAACCGACCCTGGCAAAACTGGATGGACAGCCGATGCCCGAGTCGATCACGAAAGGTCAACCGATCGCCCAGTTGCAGGGCAAGGCGTTGAAGGTGATGGGAGGACAACACGAGTTCAAGTCGTACGGCAAAAGCGGCTTGCGCATGTCCAGTGTCTTTGAACACATCAGTGGATTGGCCGACGAAATGTGTGTGATCAATTCGCTGCACACCGAACAGATCAATCACGACCCGGCTCACACATTTTTCAACACGGGAACCGCCATCAGCGGCAGACCGTCGATGGGCTCCTGGGTGCTCTACGGCTTGGGCTGCGAAACGCAAGACCTGCCCGGTTTCATCGTACTGACCAGCGAAGGCGGCGGGCAAAGCCAACCGATCAGCTCGCGTCAGTGGCACTCCGGTTTCTTGCCCAGTCGATACCAGGGAGTCCAGATGTACTCGACGGGTAATCCCGTTCATTACGTGGGCAATCCCGAAGGGGTCAGCCGTGAACAGCAACGCGACGTTGTCGATGCTGTCGCAAGAATCAACTCGCTGAGAAACACAGAGTTGCGCGATCCCGAAATCGCAACGCGGCTGGCAGGCTATGAAATGGCATTCCGCATGCAAGCGTCAGTGCCCGAGCTGACCGACATGTCCGACGAACCCAAACACATTGTCGACATGTACGGCTGCACGCCCGGCGATGGCTCCTTCGGCAGCAACTGCTTGCTCGCACGCCGATTGGCCGAGCGTGGAGTTCGATTCATTCAGTTGTATCACCGTGGATGGGATCACCACGGGGGTGTGAAAGCCGGAGTGGCAAACACGGCAAAGCTGGTCGATCAAGGAACTGCGGCGCTGGTCAACGATCTGAAACAACGCGGTATGTTGCAAGACACCTTGATCGTCTGGGGAGGCGAATTCGGACGCACCCCGATGGCACAGGGAAGTGGACGAGACCACCACATCAAAGGATTCTCGATGTGGATGGCCGGTGGCGGCGTGAAGGGCGGTACAAACTATGGTGCAACGGATGAGTTTGGGTACAACGCCGTAGAAAATCGTGTGCACGTTCGCGATTTTCACGCCACGATGTTGCACATGCTAGGGATCGACCATGAACGGTTCACGTACAAGTTCCAGGGCTTGGATTTCCGCCTCACCGGTGTCGAGCCCGCGCGAGTGATCAACGACCTGTTTGGTTAG